GGGCCACCCGCTGCTCGAGCTGCCGCAGGATCGCCTCACGGTCCAGCAGCCCCGCTGCCACCGACGCTGCCTCGGCAGCCGCAGGCCCGGCTCCAGGGGCGGCCGCCGGGGCGCCAGCCTGGCTGAGCTGGCTGAGCTGGCTGCAGCGCTGCACCGCCAGGGCCGCCAGACGCTGCAGGCTGTCCACCTGCTGCGGATCCAGGTGGTGCGGCTGGCCGCTGATCACGCAAAGGCTGCCCAGCTGGAAGCCGCTGGCGGAGATCAGGGGAAAGCCGGCATAGAAGCGGACATGGGGCGGTCCGGTCACCAGGGGATTGGCCTGGAAGCGGGGATCGCAGCGCATGTCGGCCACGATCAGGGGTTCGCGGCTGAGGATCGCGTGGCCGCAGAGGGAGGCACGGCGGGGCACGTTGGGTTGGTCCAGCTCCATCCCCACGCAGCTTCTGAACCGCAGCAGGTCGCCGTCCACCAGGCTGAGCATGGCGATCTCGGTGCCGGCGAGACGCCGGGCCAGCTCGGTGATGTGGTCGAGCGAGGAGTCACGGCTGTCCTGCGGTGGCCCGTCGCCGGCCAACCCCCACAGCCGTTCAGCCTGCTGGGTGGGTTGCTCGCTGGGCTGCTGGATGGGTTGCTGTGTCGGCTGCTCTGTGGAGATGGTGGGAGGCTGCGGGGCGGATTCAACCGGCAGGGGCTGGGCTCGGCATCCACCCATGCACCACCTGCATACCCACTCCTAGCCAGGGATGGGAATCAGCCCCACCCGCGGTCCACCCGGTAGCGGCAGCTCAGGCTGCAGCAGCCGCCCGGATCCACCAGCAGGCGGCGATCCCCGCTGATCAGCGCCCCGCGGGGCGCTGTCCAGGGCTCCAGGCACACCATCGGCCTGGGCGGATCGGTCCAGAGCACCACCAGGTCCAGGGGAGCGTCCGGCTCCAGGGTCACCGCGGCGCCGCCGGCGACGCCGCGCAGCCGGACCGGGCCGGCAGGGTGGGCCAGCAGGTCCACGCCTTCGCCCAGCGCCTCGAGCTGCGCGGCCAGGGTGGCCGGCGCCATGGTGTGGTGGTCGAAGCCCTCCGCCGGCAGCCCCTCGAGGCGCACGGCCGAAAGGTCGTCAACGGCCCAGTAGGGATGGAGCCCGAAGCTGAAGGGCATCGGATCCTCGCCCGCGTTGGCCACCTGCGCCGTGATGCCCAGCTGGCCGGGGGCCAGCCGGTACTCGAGGCTGAGGCGGAAGAGAAAGGGGAAGGCCGCCAGCGTGTGCGGGTCATGGGCAAGGGTGAGCCGCACGCCATCGCCACCCTCCAGGGCCGACAGCTCCCAGGCCCGGTCACGGGCGAAACCGTGCTGGGCCAGGGTGAACACCCCCTGGGGCAGGGGCAGCCGGCCGTCGGGGAGGCCGCCGCAGATCGGAAACAGCACCGGGATCCCCCCCCGCACCGACAGATCCGGATCGGCGAAGCGCTCCGCGTCGAAGTAGAGCCAGTCGCGGCCCAGGCTGCTCCAGCCGGTGACCAGGCCACCTCGCTCGGGCACCACCCGCAGCACCTCGGCACCGGAAGGATCGGTGTATTCCCAGTGGGGATAGGGCTCACGCCGCTGTTGCAGAACCATCGCGGGGAACGATCGCCGGGGCGGCGGCGTGGGGAAGGGAGCTCAGCTGTGGTGCTTCAGCTGTGGTGCTTCAGCTGAGTTGCCTCAACTGTGCGGTCTCAGCTGTGCGGTCTCAGCTGTGCTGGCGCAGGATTTCCGTGCAGGTGGTCACACACTCCCCATCGTCGATGGAGCAGGTGGTGATGCACTCGAAATAGGCCTCCACCGGATCATGGTCCGCCTGGGGGAAGGAGACGGAGGGTGGATGGCCGCTCAGGGAATCGACTGCGTTGGAGTGGCCGTGGGAAACCGTCATGGCGCCGGGAGGTGAATGTTCTTCGACCGTATGAACATCCCCCCAGGCAGGCAAGCAGGTTGAGCAGGGATACCCATGCAACGATTGCGACGTGTGAAGTAGGGGCGGGGAGGGCCGATCCCGGCCAGCGCCAAGAATGTCGGCAACCGCAGCCGCCCTGATGCCCCTGTCCGAGCCCGACGGTGCCGCGATCCTGGAGCTGGAACGGGGCAGCCGCGGGCAGGGCTCGGGGCTGGGCCAGGAGGATCTGCGTGGCTGCTGGCGGTTGCAGCGGCTCTGGGATCGCCAGGCCCGGCCGTTGCAGGTCGCGGCGGGGCTGCTGCGGCCCCTGGCGGCGAGCCTCAGCCTCACCCCGGGCGAGCACGGCCAGCTGGCGGTGCGCAACAGCGTGCGGCTCGGGGGCCTGGAGGTGCGCTTCATGGGGGCCGGGGAGCTGCGGGGCCGCCGGCCCCTGCTGGTGTTCTGGTTCGATCGCCTCGAACTGCGGCTGGGGGAACGGCGGCTGTGGCAGCGGCCGCTGGCCCGGCCGGCCGAGCGGTCGCTGCCCTTCTTTGCCCTGATCGCCAGCCGCCGGGAGGGGGAGAAGGCCTGGCTGGTGGCCCGCGGCCGGGGTGGGGGACTGGCCCTGTGGCGGCGCGAACCGCTCACCTGATCACCCAACTGATCGCCCAGAGGAACCCTCAGCAGATCCCTCAGCAGATCCGTGGCAGCAGTTCGCCGCTGAGGGGCAGGAGCAGCCGCTCGGTGCCGAGGGCCGTGGTGAGCAGCACCCGCGGGCTCCGGCCGGCCGGCCGCACCTCCCCGATCCAGGCGCCGCCCCCAGCCTCGAGCAACGGCTCCACCAGCGCCCGCTGCTCCGGTGCCACCACCGCCACCAGCCGCCCCTCGTTGGCCAGGTGCAGGGGCTCGAAGCCGAGCAGCGCGCAGGTGCCGGCCACCGCCGGGATCACCGGCAGACGCTCCTCCTCGATGGCGATCTCCACCCCGGCCGCCAGGGCCAGCTCCTGCAGGGCACTGGCCAGCCCGCCGCGGGTGAGATCCCGCAGGCAGTGGGGCACCGCGCCGGCCGCCAGCAGCTGCTCCACCAGGGGCCAGAGAGGAGCGCAGTCGCTGAGCACGGGCGGCTCCAGCCGCAGCCCGTGGCGGGCGGCGAGGATCGCCACCCCATGGCGGCCCAGATCGCCGCTCACCAGCACCTGATCGCCGGGGCGGATGGCGGCGGGATTGATGACGCCGGGATCGGTGGCGGCCGTGCGCCCCGGGGCGGGATCGGGCAGCGCGCCGATGCCGCTGGTGGTGATGAAGAGGCCGTCGGCCTTGCCCCGCTCCACCACCTTGGTGTCGCCGGTGACGATCGCCACGCCGCACTCCCGGGCCGCGGCCGCCATCGAGGCCACCAGCCGCCGCAGCAGCGCCAGCGGCAGCCCCTCCTCCAGGATCAGGGCCACGCTGATCCACAGGGGGCGGGCCCCGGCCATGGCCAGATCGTTGGCGGTGCCCACCACCGCCAGCCGGCCGATGTCGCCGCCCGGAAACTCCAGCGGCTGCACCACGTAGCCATCGGTGCTGAAGGCCAGCCGGCCGTGGGGCAGCGCCAGGCTGGCGGCATCGTGCAGCACCTGCTCCGGATCGGCGTAGAGGGCCCGCAGCTCCTGATCGATCAGCTGCTGCATCAGGGTGCCGCCGCCGCCGTGGGCCAGCTGGATGCAGGCCTCACCGTCCTGGGGCAGGGGCGGGGAACCGCTCACAGGGCGGCGGCGGTCGTCGGCGCGGCGCTGCGGTAGCGGTGGTAGGCCGCGCAGGCCCCCTCGCTCGACACCATCGGCGCCCCGAGCGGATGCTCCGGCCGGCAGCGGCCGCCGAAGGCGGGGCAGTCGGTGGGCACGGCCCGTCCCTGCAGAATCAGGCCGGCGATGCACTCCGAGACGCCGTCGTCGTCCCGGCTGGTGGTCTCACCGCCGGACCCTGGCGCCTGGTCGCACAGCCCGAAGCGCTGGCGGGCATCGAGAGCCGCGTAAGCGGGCCGCAGCCCCAGCCCCCCCCCCGGGATCACCCCCAGCCCGCGCCAGGGCTGATCCACCACCGCGAACACCTCCTGCAGCAGGGCCCGGGCGCGGGGGTTGCCGTGCTGCCGCACCACCTGGCCATAGGCGTTCACCACCGCGGGGGTGCCGGCCTCCAGCAGCTGCACGCAGCGCCACAGGCCCAATAGCAGCTCCTCGGGCGCGAACCCCGTGGCCACCACCGGCACGCCGTGGCCGGCGGCGAGCGGCTCCAGCTCCTGCAGGCCCATCACCGTGCACACATGGCCCGCCGCCAGAAAGCCCTGCACCTGGTTGCCGGGGGCTTCGAGGATCGCGGCCATCGCCGGCGGCACCCGCACATGGGCGTTGAGCAGCGAGAGGTTGGCCAGGCCGAGGGCCAGGGCCTGGCGGGCCAGCAGGGCCGTGGCCGGCGCCGTGGTCTCGAAGCCCACCGCCAGGAACACCACCTGCCGCCCAGCATTCTCCCGGGCCAGGGCGATCGCCTGCAGCGGCGAGGTGAGCAGGCGCACGTCGCCGCCGGCCGCCCGCACCCCCAGCAGATCGTCGCCGGGCGCGCTGCCGGGCACCCGCAGCATGTCGCCGTAGGAGCAGAGGATCACCTCCGGCCGGCGGGCCAGGGCCAGGGCCGCATCGAGGGTGGCGGCCGGGGTGACGCACACCGGGCAGCCCGGGCCATGGATCAGCCGCAGCCCCTCGGGCAGGAGCTGATCGAGGCCCCAGCGCACGATGGCGTGGGTCTGGCCGCCGCACACCTCCATCAGCGTCCAGGGGCGGGTCACGCTGGCGCGGAGCCGCGCGGCCAGCTCGGCGACCCGGCTCACCAGCCCCCCGGCGCCGGGATGGTGGAGCCGGGGCGGTAGCTCTGGATCACCCGCATGTACTGGGCCCGCTCGTACTCCTCGGGATCGGGGCACTGGGCCTGGCTCATGCAGCCGATCAGCGCGCTGACGCTGGCCAGCTCGTGTTCCACCATCCAGACGGCCAGCTCGTCCTCCAGCCCCCGCAGACGCTCGGGCCCGTGGCGCAGCAGGGCCGCCACCACCTGGGTGGCGCAGGCGCCCGCCATCAGCAGCCGCACCACGTCGGTGCCGCGGTGCACGCCGCCACTGCCGATCAGATCCAGCGCCACCCGCCCATGCAGCAGGGCGATCCAGCGCATCGGCAGGCGCAGATCATGGGGAGTGCTGAGCAGCAGATTGGGCCGCACCGTCATCTCCTCGATGTCGATGTCGGGCTGGTAGAAGCGGTTGAACAGCACCAGGCCCTGGGCGCCGGCCGCCGCCACCCGCCGCGCCATGGCGCTGAAGTTGGTGAAGAAAGGCCCCAGCTTCACCGCCAGGGGCAGGGCCACCTCGGCCCGCACCTCCCGCACGATCTCCTCCACCCGGGCCTCGATGGCGGCGCTGGAGAGCTCGGGATCGGTGGGCATGGAATAGATGTTGAGTTCGAGGGCAGCGGCCCCGGCGGCCTCGATGCGGCGCGCCGTCTCCACCCAGCGGCCGGCGCGGCTGCCGTTGAGGCTGGCGATCACCGGGATCGAGAGCCGGCGGCGCGCCTGCTCGATCAGCCGCAGGTAGGGGTCGGCGCCCCCGTGGGTGGCGGCCAGCTCGGGCAGGTAGCTGAGGGCCTCGCCGTAGCTCTCGCTGCCCTGCTGCACCTGCCAGTGCAGGGCGAGCTGCTCCCGCTCGATCTGCTCCTCGAACAGCGAATGCAGCACGATCGCGGCGGCGCCGGCCTGCTCCAGAACCTCGAGCTGGGCCACGGTTTCGCTGAGGGGTCCGGCCGCCCCCACCACCAGCGGCGTGCGCAGCGGCAGCCCCAGGTAGGAGGTGGAGAGGTCGGGCCGCAGGGAGCTTGTGGTCATGACCGCAGGCCTCCGCCGCTGCCGGCCAGGGCGCGATAGGCGGCCCAGCGGCGGTCGCGCTCCCTCTCCGCCTCCTCCAGCAGCTGGTGGGCCCGTTCGGGCTGGCTGTAGCGCAGCATCTGGAAGCGCTGTTCCGCCGCCATCGCCTCCTTCAGGGAACGGCTCGGCGCCGGACTGTCGAGCTGCAGGGGGTTCTCGCCCCGCTCCAGCCGCCGGGGGTCGTGGCGGTAGAGCAGCCAGCGGCCCGCATCCACCGCCAGCTTCTGGTGTTCCATCCCCCTGGCCATGGCGATGCCGTGGGCGATGCAGTGGGAGTAGGCCAGGATCAGCGAGGGGCCCGGGTAGCTCTCCGCCTCGAGGAAGGCGCGGATGGTGTGCTCGTCCCGGGCGCCCATGGCCACGCTGGCCACATACACGTGGCCGTAGGTCATCGCCATCAGGCCCAGATCCTTCTTGGCGGCCCCCTTGCCGCCGGCGGCGAACTTGGCCACCGCCCCCAGGGGCGTGGCCTTCGAGGCCTGGCCGCCGGTGTTGGAGTACACCTCGGTGTCGAGCACCAGCACGTTCACGTCACGGCCGCTGGCCAGCACGTGATCGAGGCCGCCGAAGCCGATGTCGTAGGCCCAGCCGTCGCCGCCCACCAGCCACACGCTGGTTTTCACCAGAGCATCGGCCAGCTCCAGGAGGCGGGCGGCGGCGCGGGAGGGTTCGGCGCCGGCCTCCTGCCCCAAGGCCTGCAGCCGCTCCTTGAGCAGGGCCACCCGCTGCCGCTGCTCCAGGAGGCCGGCCTCATCGCCCTGGTCCGCCGTGCGCAGGGCCTCCACCAGGGCCGGCGGCAGCTGGGGCGCCAGGCACTCCAGCAGGGAGAGGGCCGCCTGGCGCCGCTGGTCGAGGGCCACCCGCATGCCGTAGCCGAACTCGGCGTTGTCCTCGAACAGGGAATTGCTCCAGGCCGGGCCGCGGCCTTCGCCGTTGGCGCTCCAGGGGGTGGTGGGCAGGTTGCCGCCGTAGATGGAGCTGCAGCCGGTGGCGTTGGCCACCAGCATGCGGTCGCCGAACAGCTGGGTGGCGAGCTTGAGATAGGGCGTTTCGCCGCAGCCGGCGCAGGCGCCGGAGAAGGCGAACAGGGGCTCCTGCAGCTGCTGCTGGCCGATCCTGTGCAGGTTCAGCCCGGCCCTGGGCACCTCCGGCAGCTGCAGGAAGTAGTCCCAGTGGCCGCGGGCCTGCTGGCGCAGGGGCCGCTGCGGCGCCATGTTGATCGCCTTGCGCCGGGGCTGGCGGCGATCCCGCGCCGGACACACCTCCACGCAGAGGCTGCAGCCGGTGCAGTCTTCAGCGGCCACCTGGATGGTGAAGGTCTGCCCGGGGAAAGCGTGGTCGCGGGCGGGGGCGGTGCGGAAGCCCTCGGGGGCCGCGGCGAAGGCCTCGGGCTCGGCCACCTTGGCGCGGATCACGCCGTGGGGGCACACCATCACGCACTTGCCGCACTGCACACACAGGTCGCTCTCCCACACCGGCACCTCGGCGGCGATGTTGCGCTTCTCCCAGCGGGCGGTGCCCACCGGCCAGGTGCCGTCGCAGGGCAGGGCGCTCACGGGCAGCCCATCGCCGCGGCGCTCCAGCATCGGGGCGATCACGTGCCGCACGAAGGGCGGCGCCGCCGCCAGCCGCTCGCGGACGCTGGGCTCGGTGAGGCTGGGCTCGCTGGAGGCAGGGCTCCGGGCAGGCCCCGGCTGGGCCACCGCGCCGGGCAGGGGTGCCGTCGCCTCGGCATCGAGGCTGCGCCAGTGCAGCGGCTGCAGGTGGTCGAGGCTGGCATCGAGGGCGGCCAGGTTCATGGCCACCACCGCCTCCCCCTTGCGGCCGTAGCTGTGGTGGATGGAGGCGCGGATCCGCTCGAGGGCCTCCTGGCGGGGCAGCACGCCGCTGAGGGCGAAGAAGCAGGCCTGCATCACGGTGTTGATGTGGGGCCCCATGCCCGCCTCGCGGGCCACCCGGTAGGCGTTGATCACGTGCACCGCCAGGCCGCCCCGGCGGATCTGCCCCCGCAGCGCCTCCGGCAGCCGCGCCCAGGTTTCGGCCGGCTCGAAGGGACTGTTGAGCAGCACCACCCCGCCCGGCTCGATGCCGGCCAGCAGATCGAAGCGGCCCACGAAATCCCACTGGTGGCAGGCCACGAAGGTGGGCCGCTGGATCAGATAGGTGGAGCGGATCGGCCGCGGCCCGAAGCGCAGGTGCGACACGGTGACCGAACCCGATTTCTTCGAGTCGTAGACGAAGTAGCCCTGGGCGAAGAGATCGGTGCCCTCGCCGATGATCTTGATCGCCGCCTTGTTGGCGCCCACGGTGCCATCGGAGCCGAGGCCGTAGAACACGGCCCGCACCTCGCCGCTTTCGGAGCGGGGGCGTTCGGTGACGAAGCTCTCCTCCAGCGGCAGGGAGCGGTGGGTCACGTCGTCGTGGATGCCCACCGTGAAGTGGTTGAGCGCATCCGCCCCCGGCACGAGCGCCCCCTTGAGGTGATCGGCCACCGCCTTCACCATCGCCGGGGTGAACTCCTTGGAGGAGAGCCCGTAGCGCCCGCCCAGCACCCGGGGCAGGGGCAGCGGGCCATGCACGGCGGGCCAGGCCTCGGCCACGGCGGCCAGCACATCGAGATAGAGGGGCTCGCCCACCGAGCCGGGCTCCTTGCAGCGGTCCAGCACGGCGATCGCCCGGGTGGTGGCCGGCAGGGCCTCCACCAGCCAGCGGGCCGCGAAGGGCCGGAACAGCCGCAGCTTCAGCACCCCCACCCGCTCGCCGGCGGCCTGCAGCACCTCGGCCGCCTCCAGGGCGGTTTCGGCACCGGAGCCCATCAGCACCAGCACCCGCTCGGCATCGGCCGGCCCCGTGTACTGGTAGGGCTGGTAGCGGCGGCCGGTGAGGGCGGCGAACCGGTCCATCGCCTCCAGCACGGCGGCCGGGCCGGCGTCATGGAAGCGGTTCACCGACTCCCGCGCCTGGAAGTACACATCCGGGTTCTGGGCCGTGCCCCGCACCACCGGATGCTCGGGGCTGAGGGCACGGGCGCGGTGCTCGCGCACCGCGTCTTCGGGGATCAGGGCGCGCAGGAGGTCGTCATCCAGGGCCGCCACCTTCTGGATCTCGTGGGAGGTGCGGAAGCCGTCGAACACATGCAGGAACGGCAGCCGGCTGCGCAGGCTGGCCCGCGCCGCGATGGCGGCCATGTCGGCGGCCTCCTGCACCGAGGCCGAGCAGAGGAGGCCCCAGCCGGTGCCGCGGGCGGCCATCACATCGCCGTGGTCACCGAAGATCGAGAGCCCCTGGGCGGCCAGGGAGCGGGCGGCCACATGGATCACCGCCGGCGTCAGCTCCCCCGCCACCTTGTAGAGGTTGGGGAGCATCAGCAGCAGGCCCTGGCTGGCGGTGAAGGTGGTGGTGAGCGCCCCGGCCTGCAGGGCGCCATGCACCGTGCCGGCGGCGCCCCCCTCGCTCTGCAGCTCCACCACCTCCGGCACCGCTCCCCAGAGGTTGGGCCGCCCCTGCGACGCCCAGGCATCGGCCCATTCGCCCATGGGCGAGGCGGGGGTGATCGGGTAGATGGCGATCACCTCGTTGAGGCGGTAGGCCACCCGCGCCACCGCCTCGTTGGCGTCGAGCGTGACCCGCTCGGGCTGAACCGCCGCCTGAACCCCGGGCAGCTGGGTGAGTGTCGTCATTCCCCTTCTCCCTGAAGCTCCGCTTCGTCCACCAGGGCGAGGGCCACCCCCACGTGCACGAGCACCCGGTCACCCACCACCGCCTCGGGCAGGCAGGCCAGGCTCACCTGCTGGCGCACGCCGCCGAAATCCACCTCCGCGCTCCGCCAGAGGGGATCCCCGGCCTCAGCGATGTCCAGGATCAGGCCCGCGGTGGCCAGGCACATGGGGTGCCGGAGCGGCTGCCTCCGTTCTAGAAACGCTCCCCAGAACTGCCCACAGCTGGCCCAGGGCCAGGCCGCCGTCGTTGCAGGGCACCTGCTCGCTCCAGAAGGGCACGAGGCCGGCGCGGCGCAGTCCGGTGAGGGAGCCCTGCAGCAGCAGGGCGTTCTGGAAGCAGCCGCCGGCCAGGGCCACCTGGGGGCAGCCGGTGATCTCGGCCGCCCGGGCCGCCGCGGCCACCAGCGAGGCCGCCAGAGCGTCATGAAAGCCTGACGCCAGCGCCTCGGCGGGGGCGCCCTCGGCCCGGGCCGCCAGCAGCCGGCGCAGCAGCGGCTCCCAGTCGAGCCAGCCCAGGGGCGCAGCGGGCTGGGCGTCGGGGGGGGAGGGGATCAGGGGAAGGGGCTCGATGGGCAGCGGGGGCACGATGCAGCCCTGGGCCAGCCCCTCCAGCCGCAGCCCGCTCTCCCCCTCGTGGCTCTGCTCCTGCAGCACGCCCAGCAGGGAAGCCACGGCATCGAACAGCCGCCCCAGGGCTGTGGTGTGGGGCGCGTTGCAGCCACCGGCCACGGCCGCCGCCAGCAGCTCCAGGGCGGCGGTGCTGAAGGCCTCCCGGCAGCCGGCGGCGCCGGGGTGATCGAGCAGGGCGGGATCGGCCGCCAGCAGCAGCCCCAGAGCCGCCCGGCGACACTCGCGCATGGCCCGCTCCCCGCCCGGCAGCGGGAAGGGCCGCAGACAGGCCAGCCGCCGGGCTGCCCCCCCGCCCGCCGCGCCGGGATCCAGCAGCAGCAGCTCACCGCCCCAGAGTTCTGGCCCAGGCCCGGGGCCGTAGCCCAGCCCGTCGGCGGCCCACACCAGCAGGGGCCCCCTGAGGCCGTGCTCGGCCGCCACCGCCAGGCCATGGGCGCGGTGGTGCTGCACCCGATGCAGGGGCAACCCGTGCCGCCGGGCCAGCCGCGCGGCGATGGCGCCGCCCACGTAGCCGGGGTGGGCGTCGGCCACCAGCGCCTGCAGGGCGGGGCCGGGGCCGGGCTCCAGGATCGCGTCGAGCCCCTGCTCCACCGCCTGCTGCTGGCGCAGGCCGGCCAGATCGCCCTGGTAGGGCGCCACCCACACGCGACCGCCCCGGGCCAGGGCCGGGGCCGCCTTGAGGTCGCCGCCCAGGGCCAGCACGGCCCGATCGGCGGGGGGAGGCTGAGGCAGATCGAGGGGGGCCGGGGCGTAGCCGCGGGCGCGGCGCAGCAGGGCGGGGCGGCCGTCGATGAGCTGCAGCAGGGAGTCGTCGAGGGGGCGGGCGATGGGGCGGTTGTGCAGCAGGAAGCCATCGGCGATGGCGCCCAGCCGCTGGCGGGCCTCGAGGGGATCGATGCAGAGGGGCTCGCCGCTGGGGTTGCCGCTGGTGGCCACCAGCGGCCGGCCCACCGCCTCCACCAGCAGCTGGTGCAGCGGCGAGGCGGGCAGCATCACGCCGAGGCTCGGGCTGCCGGGGGCCACATCCGTGGCCAGGGAGACCGCCACGGTGCCATGGCGGCGGCGCAGCAGCACGATCGGCGCCGCCGGCGAGCGCAGCAGCGCCAGCTCCGCCGGGCCGATCCGCACCTCTGCCGCCAGCCAGGCCGGATCGCCCACCAGCAGCGCAAAGGGCTTGGCGGGCCGCCGCTTGCGCCGCCGCAGTTCCGCCACGGCCTGGGGCCGGGTGGCCTCCACCAGCAGCTGGAAGCCGCCCACCCCCTGCAGGGCCAGGATGCCGCCGGAGCGGAGCAGGGCGGCCGCGGCGGCGATCGGGTCGCGGCCCTCAGCAGCGGGGAGAGGGTTGCCGTTGCCATCCACCAGCGCCAGCCGCGGCCCGCAGGCGGGGCAGCCGGTGGTTTCGGCGTGGAAGCGGCGGTCGGTTGGATCCTCGAACTCCCGCCGGCAGGCAGGGCACAAGGGGAAGGCGGCCAGGGTGGTGTGGGCGCGGGCGAAGGGCTCGGCGGTGGCGATCGAATAGCGCGGGCCGCACACGCAGCAGCTGATGAACGGGTAGCGGTGGCGGCGGCTGGCGGGATCGGCCAGCTCGGCCCGGCAGGCGGGGCAGGGGGCCCGGTCGGCCAGCAGGGCCGGCGCGAACAGGCCTGGACCCAGGGGCCGGGGCGCCGCCGCGGCGATGCGCAGGCCGGCCGGCGGCGGCAGCCGGGGCGGGAGCCATGTGGGCTGCAGCGGCCGCAGCACCGCCGGCAGCGGCAGCTCCCTGGCAAGGCGGCTCAGAAACGTCTCCAGGGCCGGGCGTTCGCCGTGCAGGTCCAGCCGCACCGCTCCCGCCACGTTCTCCAGCTCGCCGGTGAGGGCCAGCTCAGAGGCGAGGCGATGCACGAAGGGCCGGAAGCCCACCCCCTGCACGGTGCCGCGGCAGTGCAGCAGCAGCCGGGCCTGGCTCAAGGCACCGGAACGGCCTGCCCCAGCAGGGCGATCAGGGCGTCGAGGCCGGCGCCGCTGCGGGCGGAGGTTTCCAGCACCCGGGCGTGGGGGGCTACGCGGGCGATGGCGGCGTGGGCGGCGGCGCGGTTGAAGCCCACCACCTCGGCCAGGTCGATCTTGGTGATCAGCACCAAGTCGGCGGCGTGGAAGATCGGCGCGTACTTGAGCGGCTTGTCCTCGCCTTCGGTGGTGGACACCAGCACCACCCGCAGGCTCTCGCCCAGGTCGTAGGCACCGGGACACACCAGGTTGCCCACGTTCTCGATCACCAGCAGGTCGAGCTGCTCGAGGGCCACGCCCTGGTGGCTGAGGCGATGCAGGCCCTCCGCCACCATCGCCGCCTCCAGGTGGCAGGCCTGGCCCGTGGTGATGGCCGCGGCCCGCAGGCCGGCGGCGCGCAGGCGGGTGGCGTCGTTGTCGGTGGCCAGATCGCCCACCACCACCGCCAGGCGGGCGGGA
This portion of the Cyanobium sp. NIES-981 genome encodes:
- the hypF gene encoding carbamoyltransferase HypF is translated as MSQARLLLHCRGTVQGVGFRPFVHRLASELALTGELENVAGAVRLDLHGERPALETFLSRLARELPLPAVLRPLQPTWLPPRLPPPAGLRIAAAAPRPLGPGLFAPALLADRAPCPACRAELADPASRRHRYPFISCCVCGPRYSIATAEPFARAHTTLAAFPLCPACRREFEDPTDRRFHAETTGCPACGPRLALVDGNGNPLPAAEGRDPIAAAAALLRSGGILALQGVGGFQLLVEATRPQAVAELRRRKRRPAKPFALLVGDPAWLAAEVRIGPAELALLRSPAAPIVLLRRRHGTVAVSLATDVAPGSPSLGVMLPASPLHQLLVEAVGRPLVATSGNPSGEPLCIDPLEARQRLGAIADGFLLHNRPIARPLDDSLLQLIDGRPALLRRARGYAPAPLDLPQPPPADRAVLALGGDLKAAPALARGGRVWVAPYQGDLAGLRQQQAVEQGLDAILEPGPGPALQALVADAHPGYVGGAIAARLARRHGLPLHRVQHHRAHGLAVAAEHGLRGPLLVWAADGLGYGPGPGPELWGGELLLLDPGAAGGGAARRLACLRPFPLPGGERAMRECRRAALGLLLAADPALLDHPGAAGCREAFSTAALELLAAAVAGGCNAPHTTALGRLFDAVASLLGVLQEQSHEGESGLRLEGLAQGCIVPPLPIEPLPLIPSPPDAQPAAPLGWLDWEPLLRRLLAARAEGAPAEALASGFHDALAASLVAAAARAAEITGCPQVALAGGCFQNALLLQGSLTGLRRAGLVPFWSEQVPCNDGGLALGQLWAVLGSVSRTEAAAPAPHVPGHRGPDPGHR
- the hypB gene encoding hydrogenase nickel incorporation protein HypB; translation: MTAAEQPARTTRALPLHTALLQRNDAGADALRRRFAAAGVTAVNLLSSPGSGKTALLEALARRLDPARLAVVVGDLATDNDATRLRAAGLRAAAITTGQACHLEAAMVAEGLHRLSHQGVALEQLDLLVIENVGNLVCPGAYDLGESLRVVLVSTTEGEDKPLKYAPIFHAADLVLITKIDLAEVVGFNRAAAHAAIARVAPHARVLETSARSGAGLDALIALLGQAVPVP